In the genome of Streptomyces pactum, one region contains:
- a CDS encoding TetR/AcrR family transcriptional regulator, with the protein MNPQSRRTGRPRSAEADRAILDATRAALVDTGWSKLTMGDVAARAGVAKTTLYRRWANKNELVVDAVAAVFDEHLEFPDLGDLRADIEAVVLQFAALLELPEIRTALMAVVAESTRDPRLRARIRTEIVDRQKRLVLLGRARAQDRGDLPRDTDPAPAARAADLIFDMVAGTVVHRALVSGEPVDPEWTRDFTATLIHGLAAAPLTAG; encoded by the coding sequence ATGAACCCGCAGAGCCGCCGTACCGGCCGCCCTCGGAGCGCCGAGGCCGACCGCGCCATCCTCGACGCGACCCGCGCCGCACTGGTGGACACGGGCTGGTCGAAGCTGACGATGGGGGACGTCGCCGCCCGCGCCGGGGTCGCCAAGACCACCCTCTACCGGCGCTGGGCGAACAAGAACGAACTGGTCGTGGACGCCGTGGCGGCCGTCTTCGACGAGCACCTGGAGTTCCCGGACCTCGGTGACCTGCGGGCCGACATCGAGGCGGTGGTGCTCCAGTTCGCCGCGCTGCTGGAACTGCCGGAGATCCGTACCGCGCTGATGGCGGTGGTCGCCGAGTCCACCCGCGACCCGCGGCTGCGCGCGCGCATCCGCACCGAGATCGTGGACCGCCAGAAGCGGCTGGTGCTGCTGGGCCGGGCGCGCGCCCAGGACCGCGGCGACCTGCCCCGGGACACCGATCCGGCGCCGGCCGCCCGCGCCGCCGACCTGATCTTCGACATGGTGGCCGGCACGGTGGTGCACCGGGCCCTGGTCAGCGGGGAGCCGGTCGATCCGGAGTGGACCCGGGACTTCACCGCGACGCTCATCCACGGCCTGGCGGCCGCCCCGCTCACCGCGGGCTGA
- a CDS encoding tetratricopeptide repeat protein produces MQPRNMSMSGVVDLAAVKAAGEARQKAEQARAQAARTGAPAPSSLVIDVDEADFQREVLQRSTEVPVVIDFWAEWCGPCKQLGPILERLATEYAGRFVLAKIDVDANQMLFQQFGVQGIPAVFAVVAGQPIPLFQGAVPEAQLRQVLDQLIQAAEQQFGIVGTPVGPSAADQEGPAAAPTPYDGALSAAHEALDAGDLAGAVRAYRNVLADDPANAEAKVGLAQAELMQRVTGVDAQAARKAAADAPADVAAQILVADLDLVGGHVEDAFGRLVDTVRRTAGDDREAARVHLLELFEVLGAEDPRVVTARSALARVLF; encoded by the coding sequence ATGCAGCCACGGAACATGTCCATGAGCGGAGTGGTCGATCTCGCCGCGGTGAAGGCGGCCGGCGAGGCGAGGCAGAAGGCGGAGCAGGCGCGCGCCCAGGCGGCGCGGACCGGCGCCCCCGCCCCGTCCTCCCTGGTGATCGACGTCGATGAGGCGGATTTCCAGCGCGAGGTCCTGCAGCGCTCCACCGAGGTCCCGGTCGTGATCGACTTCTGGGCGGAGTGGTGCGGTCCCTGCAAGCAGCTCGGCCCGATCCTGGAGCGGCTGGCCACGGAGTACGCGGGCCGGTTCGTGCTCGCCAAGATCGACGTGGACGCCAACCAGATGCTCTTCCAGCAGTTCGGCGTGCAGGGCATCCCCGCGGTCTTCGCGGTGGTGGCCGGGCAGCCGATCCCGCTGTTCCAGGGGGCGGTCCCGGAGGCGCAGCTCCGGCAGGTCCTCGACCAGCTGATCCAGGCCGCGGAGCAGCAGTTCGGCATCGTCGGCACCCCGGTCGGTCCGTCCGCCGCGGACCAGGAGGGCCCGGCGGCGGCGCCCACCCCGTACGACGGGGCGCTCTCCGCGGCGCACGAGGCGCTGGACGCCGGTGACCTGGCCGGCGCGGTGCGCGCCTACCGGAACGTGCTCGCCGACGACCCGGCCAACGCCGAGGCGAAGGTCGGCCTGGCGCAGGCGGAGCTGATGCAGCGGGTGACGGGCGTGGACGCGCAGGCCGCCCGCAAGGCCGCGGCCGACGCCCCGGCCGACGTCGCCGCGCAGATCCTCGTCGCCGACCTCGACCTGGTCGGCGGTCACGTGGAGGACGCCTTCGGCCGTCTGGTGGACACCGTGCGGCGTACGGCCGGTGACGACCGGGAGGCGGCCCGGGTGCACCTGCTGGAACTCTTCGAGGTGCTCGGCGCCGAGGACCCCCGGGTGGTCACCGCCCGTAGTGCCCTGGCCCGCGTCCTGTTCTGA